The genomic window GAAGCTGTTAACCTTCTCTGCCGACTGTTCCTTGTGGAAGATGAGCGTTATGATAAGGAGAGGCAGGACGAAGATGAGGTTATAAAGGATGAGGTAGGGAAGCCCCGCCATAAGAGTCATGTTGCTGCTCAGAAGCGCAAGTATTGTGAGGTAAACCTCCCCGGTGCACGGAAGCTCGAACAAGCTTACGAGAATTCCAAGAACAATTACCGAAGGAAGCGTTGCCTTTTCGACGTATTTTTTAATAGTTCCCTTCTTCGATTCCGGGATTTTGAGCGTAAACCCTTTTCCGTACCAGAAGAAGTCCTTGAGGTTTATAAGCCCCGCAAGTATGGCTATTACTGCCGCAATGGCATAGACCATGCGCGTTATTCCGGCGGTCTGGATTACCGCAAAAAGCCCAAGCCCCGAAAGCAGGTAGACAAGGAAAACAACCGAGCTGTAGATGAGCCCTACCTTGAGTATTCTGCCCTTGGCGCCAATCGAGCCGAGGTATGTCAGGAGGAAGGCGATTACTGCAAAGGCGCAGGGGTTTATGCTGTCGACCACTGCTGCAAGTATTACGGTTGTCAGGGTGAGGTCAGCGAAGTTTATCGGGAAGATATTATGAATGCCGCCAGACTCCTTGTTGTATTCCAGCGGGCAGACGGGAGGGTTTTCGATAAAGTAGATCATTTCAAGCTCCAGGGAATCGATTATCGGCTTGTCGCCGATTAGCGCTTTGTTTCCGATAAAGAGCATGGGCACAACTGCATCCTCATCTTCCAGCCCGTACCTTTCCCTAAAGTCATTGTAAAGCTCGAAGTTGCTGAAGTTTGCGGAAACGTCGATTATCTTTAGCTGATACTGGGGGTACTTGGCAACCAACTCTTCGACAATCGGCTCGGCACGGGCGCAGTGGGGGCAGCCGGGCTTGTGGAAAAAGTAAACACAGTAGGATTCGGAATAATTCGGGCCGGCAGAAGAAGCGGAGCCGTTTGCAATCAGGGGATTAT from Candidatus Aenigmatarchaeota archaeon includes these protein-coding regions:
- a CDS encoding cytochrome c biogenesis protein, with the translated sequence MKVEVKGFFGLEMAVLPLIAATLLFAAIFVPFLAFAADGACDIEKITCGENNPLIANGSASSAGPNYSESYCVYFFHKPGCPHCARAEPIVEELVAKYPQYQLKIIDVSANFSNFELYNDFRERYGLEDEDAVVPMLFIGNKALIGDKPIIDSLELEMIYFIENPPVCPLEYNKESGGIHNIFPINFADLTLTTVILAAVVDSINPCAFAVIAFLLTYLGSIGAKGRILKVGLIYSSVVFLVYLLSGLGLFAVIQTAGITRMVYAIAAVIAILAGLINLKDFFWYGKGFTLKIPESKKGTIKKYVEKATLPSVIVLGILVSLFELPCTGEVYLTILALLSSNMTLMAGLPYLILYNLIFVLPLLIITLIFHKEQSAEKVNSFRLKYRKWMKLGTAILLIALGIYMVFEII